A genomic window from Sceloporus undulatus isolate JIND9_A2432 ecotype Alabama chromosome 9, SceUnd_v1.1, whole genome shotgun sequence includes:
- the C9H1orf232 gene encoding uncharacterized protein C1orf232 homolog isoform X1 yields the protein MTQAFWKVYKSKVLQTLGGESQEDDLQDERENPELMETTDSTLLTEEGSNPVSQLARRVQGAGVKSWRTVSSLFSREDEHKLLASEPCADHPLAAKPEEESASEKKTSGLWDVFATKWQHTSAMEKMADAREQPAEGSSGSSGETAAKEEASNAGQENDLREAEGVAFKWSFLTNKLAEMKNKSGLKSN from the exons ATGACTCAGGCATTCTGGAAGGTCTACAAGTCCAAAGTACTGCAGACCCTTGGTGGAGAGTCACAAGAGGATGATCTCCAAGATGAG AGAGAGAATCCTGAACTGATGGAAACAACAGATTCAACGCTGCTGACAGAGGAAGGATCTAACCCCGTTTCTCAGCTGGCACGGCGG GTCCAAGGAGCTGGAGTCAAAAGCTGGAGGACTGTGTCATCTTTGTTCAGCCGGGAGGACGAACATAAACTGCTGGCCTCTGAGCCGTGTGCTGACCA TCCTCTAGCAGCAAAACCAGAGGAGGAGTCTGCCTCGGAGAAAAAGACATCTGGCCTTTGGGACGTCTTTGCTACCAAGTGGCAGCACACTTCAGCTATGGAGAAGATGGCCGATGCCAGAGAGCAACCAGCCGAGGGCAGCTCAGGGTCCTCCGGGGAAACAGCAGCCAAGGAGGAAGCCAGCAACGCCGGCcaggagaacgacctccgagaaGCTGAAGGGGTGGCCTTCAAGTGGAGTTTCCTCACCAACAAACTGGCTGAGATGAAGAACAAAAGCGGCCTCAAGAGCAACTAG
- the C9H1orf232 gene encoding uncharacterized protein C1orf232 homolog isoform X2: MVEGTIQGRQMRENPELMETTDSTLLTEEGSNPVSQLARRVQGAGVKSWRTVSSLFSREDEHKLLASEPCADHPLAAKPEEESASEKKTSGLWDVFATKWQHTSAMEKMADAREQPAEGSSGSSGETAAKEEASNAGQENDLREAEGVAFKWSFLTNKLAEMKNKSGLKSN; the protein is encoded by the exons ATGGTAGAAGGTACCATTCAAGGACGGCAAATG AGAGAGAATCCTGAACTGATGGAAACAACAGATTCAACGCTGCTGACAGAGGAAGGATCTAACCCCGTTTCTCAGCTGGCACGGCGG GTCCAAGGAGCTGGAGTCAAAAGCTGGAGGACTGTGTCATCTTTGTTCAGCCGGGAGGACGAACATAAACTGCTGGCCTCTGAGCCGTGTGCTGACCA TCCTCTAGCAGCAAAACCAGAGGAGGAGTCTGCCTCGGAGAAAAAGACATCTGGCCTTTGGGACGTCTTTGCTACCAAGTGGCAGCACACTTCAGCTATGGAGAAGATGGCCGATGCCAGAGAGCAACCAGCCGAGGGCAGCTCAGGGTCCTCCGGGGAAACAGCAGCCAAGGAGGAAGCCAGCAACGCCGGCcaggagaacgacctccgagaaGCTGAAGGGGTGGCCTTCAAGTGGAGTTTCCTCACCAACAAACTGGCTGAGATGAAGAACAAAAGCGGCCTCAAGAGCAACTAG
- the ZNF593 gene encoding zinc finger protein 593: MAPKSSRRTGAHKTHSLARQWKTKRRRRDLDQINQDMRPENSAKLLRQDPDADMPGSAQHYCLHCARYFVDLKSMKDHFRSKVHKKRLKQLREEPYTQEEAERAAGMGSYIPPKKVEVHTQPLDEMEESS, translated from the exons ATGGCTCCCAAGAGCTCTCGCCGTACGGGAGCCCACAAGACCCATTCTTTGGCCCGGCAATGGAAGACGAAGCGGCGGCGCCGGGATCTGGACCAGATCAACCAAGATATGAGGCCGGAGAACTCGGCCAAGCTGCTCCGCCAAGACCCGGATGCGGACATGCCTGGCAGCGCCCAGCACTACTGCCTCCACTGCGC GCGATATTTTGTCGATCTAAAAAGCATGAAGGATCACTTTCGGTCTAAGGTTCACAAAAAGAG GTTGAAACAGCTGAGGGAAGAGCCGTACACCCAGGAGGAAGCTGAGAGAGCAGCCGGGATGGGGTCATACATTCCTCCCAAGAAGGTCGAAGTCCATACGCAACCCCTTGATGAGATGGAAGAATCCAGTTGA